The following proteins are encoded in a genomic region of Populus trichocarpa isolate Nisqually-1 chromosome 13, P.trichocarpa_v4.1, whole genome shotgun sequence:
- the LOC18104063 gene encoding probable leucine-rich repeat receptor-like protein kinase At1g35710 isoform X7, with amino-acid sequence MMSFLQKPFSKFLQVLFFLLLVCIPSFFAFHPNSSATSFGAATYVAAEGNKEAEALLKWKASLDDNHSQSVLSSWVGSSPCKWLGITCDNSGSVAGFSLPNFGLRGTLHSFNFSFFPNLLTLNLGNNSLYGTIPLEMGLLTSLNFLYLDKNNLTRRIPFSIGNLRNLSILNLKNNKLSGSIPSSIGNMTLLTRLDLNNNNLSGSVPREIGQLESLVELKLSSNNFTGHLPRDLCLGGLLVNFTAANNHFSGPIPKSLRNCTSLFRFRLDGNQLSGNISEDFGLYPNLNYVDLSHNDLSGELKWKWGGFHNLACLLLSNNNISGEIPSELGKATRLQIIDLSSNLLKGTIPKELVQLKALYKLTLHNNHLCGVIPFEIQMLSRLQSLNLASNNLGGSIPKQLGQCSNLLQLNLSHNKFTGSIPSEIGLLHLLGHLDLSGNLLAGEIPSQIGQLKRLETMNLSHNKLSGLIPTAFVDLVSLTAVDISYNELEGPIPEIKGFTEAFMNNSGLCGNVSGLKPCTLPTSRRKSNKIVILILFPLLGSLLLLLIMVGCLYFHHRTSRDRISCLGERQSPLSFAVWGYQEEILHDTIIQATNNFNSNNCIGKGGYGIVYRAMLPTGQVVAVKKLHSSREGELMNMRTFRNEIHMLIDIRHRNIAKLYGFCSLIEHSFLVYEFIERGSLKMNLSIEEQAMDLDWNRRLNVVKGVANALSYLHHDCSPPIIHRDISSSNVLLDLEFEAHVSDFGTARLLIPDSTNWTSFAGTFGYIAPELAYTMRVNEKCDVYSFGVVTMEVIMGMHPGDLISSLSASAFSSSSCSQINQHALLKDVIDQRIPLPENRVAEGVVYIIKIAFECLLANPQSRPTMRQVASKLIARWPPLSKSFSAITLEDLMPQTTMTG; translated from the exons ATGATGTCCTTCCTACAGAAACCATTCTCAAAGTTTCTCcaagtccttttttttctccttctagTGTGCATTCCTTCTTTCTTTGCCTTTCATCCTAATTCCTCTGCAACTTCATTTGGTGCTGCCACATATGTAGCTGCTGAAGGTAATAAAGAAGCGGAGGCTCTCCTAAAATGGAAAGCAAGTCTTGATGACAACCACAGCCAATCTGTCCTGTCTTCTTGGGTTGGCAGCAGCCCTTgcaagtggcttgggatcactTGTGACAATTCTGGAAGTGTCGCGGGTTTCAGCCTTCCAAATTTTGGTCTGAGAGGTACACTTCATAGTTTCAACTTCTCATTCTTCCCCAATCTTCTCACTCTCAATCTCGGGAACAATTCACTCTACGGAACTATTCCACTTGAGATGGGATTGTTAACAAGTCTTAACTTTCTctaccttgataaaaataatctCACTCGTAGGATCCCTTTTTCTATTGGAAATTTGAGAAACTTATCCATTCTCAATCTCAAGAATAACAAACTCTCTGGTTCCATCCCTTCTTCTATTGGGAACATGACTTTGCTCACTCGACTTGATCtgaacaataataatttatctgGATCTGTTCCTCGGGAAATAGGACAACTTGAATCCCTTGTTGAATTGAAATTGTCTTCAAATAATTTCACTGGCCATTTACCACGAGACTTGTGCCTTGGTGGGTTGCTTGTAAATTTTACAGCCGCCAACAATCATTTTTCTGGTCCAATCCCTAAAAGCTTGCGAAATTGCACTAGTCTATTTAGATTCAGGCTTGACGGGAACCAATTGTCAGGGAATATTTCTGAAGATTTTGGCCTCTACCCAAACTTGAACTATGTGGACCTAAGTCACAATGATTTGTCCGGTGAGCTTAAGTGGAAATGGGGAGGTTTTCACAACTTGGCGTGCCTATTATTGTCAAACAATAATATCTCCGGTGAGATACCATCAGAGCTTGGAAAGGCTACTAGGCTACAAATAATTGATCTCTCGTCAAATCTCCTAAAGGGGACAATTCCAAAAGAATTGGTGCAGTTGAAGGCGTTGTACAAGCTTACTCTTCATAACAACCATCTTTGTGGTGTCATTCCCTTTGAAATCCAAATGCTATCTCGACTTCAATCCCTTAATTTAGCTTCTAATAATCTTGGTGGATCAATCCCAAAACAACTGGGACAGTGCTCAAATTTATTACAGTTGAACTTGAGTCATAATAAGTTTACAGGGAGCATCCCATCTGAGATAGGCTTACTGCATTTACTTGGACATCTAGATCTCAGTGGGAATCTTCTGGCAGGAGAGATACCATCACAAATTGGGCAATTGAAACGGTTAGAAACGATGAACCTCTCTCACAACAAACTTTCCGGTTTGATTCCAACTGCTTTTGTAGATTTGGTGAGCTTGACAGCTGTAGACATCTCCTACAATGAACTAGAGGGCCCTATCCCCGAAATCAAAGGCTTCACTGAAGCATTTATGAATAATAGTGGTCTCTGTGGAAATGTCAGTGGTCTAAAGCCTTGTACACTTCCTACAAGCAGGAGAAAGAGCAAcaaaattgtcattttaattctttttcctctcctgGGCAGTCTACTTCTACTACTTATCATGGTTGGGTGTTTATACTTTCACCACCGAACAAGTAGAGACAGAATTTCCTGTTTAGGAGAGCGACAAAGTCCACTCAGTTTTGCAGTATGGGGCTATCAGGAAGAGATCCTCCATGACACTATCATCCAGGCCACTAATAATTTCAACTCCAATAACTGTATAGGGAAAGGGGGATACGGAATTGTTTATCGAGCCATGTTGCCAACAGGTCAGGTGGTTGCCGTGAAGAAACTTCACTCATCAAGAGAGGGCGAGCTTATGAATATGAGAACTTTTAGAAATGAGATTCACATGTTAATAGATATTCGACATCGAAATATTGCGAAGTTATATGGATTTTGTTCATTAATAGAGCACTCTTTTTTAGTTTACGAGTTCATAGAAAGGGGAAGTTTGAAGATGAATTTATCTATCGAAGAACAGGCAATGGACTTGGATTGGAATAGAAGGCTTAATGTTGTTAAAGGAGTGGCCAATGCATTATCCTATTTGCACCATGATTGCTCGCCTCCAATCATTCATCGAGACATTTCCAGCAGCAATGTTCTTTTAGATTTGGAATTCGAGGCTCATGTTTCGGATTTTGGGACAGCTCGGCTCTTGATTCCTGACTCGACCAACTGGACCTCATTTGCTGGCACCTTCGGATACATAGCTCCAG AGCTAGCTTACACAATGAGAGTGAACGAGAAGTGCGATGTCTACAGCTTTGGAGTGGTCACAATGGAAGTAATAATGGGAATGCATCCGGGTGATCTCATCTCATCTCTTTCTGCATCAGCATTTTCCTCCTCGTCGTGCTCACAAATCAACCAGCATGCATTGTTGAAGGATGTGATAGACCAGCGTATCCCACTTCCTGAAAATCGAGTTGCAGAAGGTGTGGTCTACATTATCAAAATAGCATTTGAATGCTTGCTTGCCAATCCCCAATCTAGGCCAACCATGCGACAAGTAGCTTCGAAGCTCATAGCTCGATGGCCTCCGCTGTCAAAGTCATTCTCCGCAATAACATTGGAAGATCTGATGCCTCAAACAACTATGACAGGCTGA